From the genome of Prochlorococcus marinus XMU1419, one region includes:
- a CDS encoding NAD(P)/FAD-dependent oxidoreductase — protein MEPFDLAVVGGGAAGFMTAITAAENGVKRIIILEGTSKLMEKVRISGGGRCNVTNATWIPNELIENYPRGGIQLLESFNRFAAGDVYDWFEKKGLKLKIEEDLRVFPVSNSSSDVIDCLRKSALSKNVEIITKFFVKEIAKTPDNIFNIFSLKKAKVTAKNIILSTGGNPSGYKLAQNLGHTIVKPVPSLFTFSTKEPNLDECSGVSIRAIDIEINLNNKNFQNRGDLLITHWGFSGPAVLKLSSIAARELYSQKYKFNLIIKWSSLSYEELKEKINYLRLNKGKMNLINSRPVPLLTKRLWIFLLNKIGIDKEKKWADLMADEREKMINTLMRDKYIISGKGPFGEEFVTSGGVKINEVNFKSMESLICPGLFFSGEVLDVDGITGGFNFQHCWTSGWIAGMAVSKLNQSILN, from the coding sequence TTGGAACCTTTTGATTTAGCAGTTGTTGGAGGCGGTGCAGCCGGTTTTATGACAGCAATAACTGCTGCTGAAAATGGAGTAAAAAGAATAATAATTCTTGAAGGAACTTCAAAACTTATGGAGAAAGTAAGGATTAGTGGAGGGGGAAGATGTAACGTCACTAATGCGACATGGATACCGAATGAACTAATTGAGAATTACCCCAGAGGTGGAATTCAGCTCTTAGAATCATTTAATCGTTTTGCCGCTGGAGATGTATACGATTGGTTTGAGAAAAAAGGTTTAAAATTAAAAATTGAGGAAGATCTAAGAGTATTCCCAGTGTCTAATTCTTCTTCGGATGTTATTGATTGTTTGAGAAAAAGTGCTTTATCAAAAAACGTAGAGATTATAACAAAATTTTTTGTAAAAGAAATTGCAAAAACTCCAGATAATATATTTAATATTTTTAGTCTTAAAAAAGCAAAGGTAACTGCAAAAAATATTATTCTTTCAACTGGAGGTAATCCAAGCGGATATAAATTAGCTCAAAATCTTGGACACACCATTGTTAAACCCGTGCCATCACTTTTTACTTTTTCCACAAAAGAACCAAATTTGGATGAATGTAGTGGTGTATCGATAAGGGCCATAGATATAGAAATTAATTTAAACAATAAGAATTTTCAAAATAGAGGCGATTTACTAATAACGCATTGGGGGTTTAGTGGGCCAGCAGTATTAAAACTTTCATCAATTGCAGCAAGGGAACTTTATAGCCAAAAATATAAATTTAATTTAATCATTAAATGGTCTTCTTTAAGTTATGAGGAGTTAAAAGAAAAAATTAATTATTTAAGATTAAATAAAGGCAAGATGAATCTTATTAATAGTAGACCTGTTCCACTATTAACAAAAAGATTATGGATTTTTTTGTTAAATAAAATAGGTATTGATAAAGAGAAAAAATGGGCTGATTTAATGGCGGATGAAAGAGAGAAAATGATAAATACTCTGATGAGGGATAAATATATAATTTCGGGCAAAGGTCCATTTGGAGAGGAATTTGTTACCTCCGGAGGCGTAAAAATTAATGAGGTTAATTTTAAAAGTATGGAGAGCTTAATTTGTCCAGGGTTATTTTTTTCTGGAGAAGTTTTGGATGTTGATGGGATCACTGGTGGATTTAATTTTCAACATTGTTGGACAAGTGGATGGATCGCTGGGATGGCAGTCTCAAAGCTAAATCAATCAATATTAAATTAA
- a CDS encoding EamA family transporter — protein sequence MIGILSAFGAATSWTYACFIWRSQTQKYKSIDINLIKNIIAFLIFIPAFINLSSTTELKNIFILLISGIIGIGLGDTFYLKSLQTIGTRKTLSIETLSPLMAALSGEFFINENLTTKSWVGIIIVTISLFIILRKDNDFKEENSSFSEKNNFKIFAFPFLSVLCAVLGGLLSRIVFLQSNLSPFLTTEIRLLGAIIFLISLKGFKINFFLKNIDKKQQKRFFISILLGTNVGIFLQQVVFKTLPIGVGWALLSISPVISLFFAKTEEREITKKIIFFTCFLFFGLTLIIL from the coding sequence TTGATTGGAATCCTTTCTGCTTTTGGAGCTGCTACATCTTGGACATATGCGTGCTTTATTTGGCGCTCGCAAACTCAAAAATATAAATCAATAGATATTAATTTAATAAAAAATATAATAGCTTTTTTAATTTTTATACCTGCTTTTATCAATCTAAGTTCTACAACTGAATTAAAAAACATATTTATCCTACTAATTAGTGGAATAATAGGTATTGGTTTAGGTGATACTTTCTATTTAAAGTCACTACAAACAATTGGCACAAGAAAAACTTTATCTATAGAAACTCTTTCTCCGTTAATGGCAGCTTTATCAGGAGAATTTTTTATTAATGAAAATTTAACAACTAAATCATGGGTTGGAATAATTATAGTAACGATTTCGCTATTCATAATTCTCAGAAAAGATAACGATTTTAAAGAGGAAAACTCCTCTTTCTCAGAAAAAAATAACTTTAAGATTTTTGCTTTTCCTTTTTTATCAGTTTTATGTGCTGTTCTTGGAGGTCTTTTATCCAGGATTGTTTTCCTTCAAAGCAATTTATCTCCTTTCCTTACAACTGAAATAAGATTATTAGGTGCAATAATTTTTTTAATTAGTCTAAAAGGATTTAAGATTAATTTTTTCTTAAAAAATATAGACAAAAAACAACAAAAAAGATTTTTTATTTCAATACTTCTTGGAACAAATGTAGGAATATTTCTACAACAAGTTGTGTTTAAAACCCTTCCCATTGGAGTAGGTTGGGCTTTATTAAGCATATCTCCAGTAATTTCCTTATTTTTTGCTAAGACTGAGGAAAGAGAAATTACCAAAAAAATAATATTTTTTACTTGTTTTTTATTTTTTGGCTTGACATTAATAATTCTTTAA
- a CDS encoding cupin domain-containing protein yields MKVLITSPCSASLIIQYGIKSWPIWECEPSKFQWSYDDKEICLIIEGQAKISTQNGDIYVIKAGDLVEFPAGLNCEWEVTKSIKKHYRLGS; encoded by the coding sequence GTGAAAGTTCTAATAACTTCCCCCTGTAGTGCAAGCTTAATAATTCAGTATGGAATAAAAAGTTGGCCTATTTGGGAATGTGAGCCAAGCAAATTTCAATGGAGTTACGATGATAAGGAAATTTGCTTAATTATTGAAGGTCAAGCGAAAATAAGTACTCAAAACGGTGACATATACGTTATTAAAGCTGGAGATCTTGTTGAGTTTCCTGCTGGACTTAACTGCGAATGGGAAGTAACCAAAAGTATTAAAAAACATTATCGATTGGGTAGCTAA
- a CDS encoding DUF805 domain-containing protein: MLNDFLNAYKEFWIKATEFKGFTSRSDWWLVQLANLIISSLTIPIFLKTFGFNAYGLVCVIPQIAIDIRRIRDFGKDWKWIFINLIPIFGWILWFIWLGFGKKGNGKNKLL; this comes from the coding sequence ATGCTTAATGACTTTTTGAATGCATATAAAGAGTTTTGGATTAAAGCTACAGAATTCAAAGGATTCACATCTCGATCAGACTGGTGGTTAGTTCAATTAGCCAATCTTATAATTTCTTCCCTAACTATCCCAATATTTTTAAAAACGTTTGGTTTTAATGCTTATGGATTAGTTTGTGTCATTCCTCAAATAGCTATTGACATAAGAAGAATCAGAGACTTTGGGAAAGATTGGAAATGGATCTTTATTAATTTAATACCAATCTTCGGATGGATCTTGTGGTTTATCTGGTTAGGCTTTGGTAAGAAAGGTAATGGAAAAAATAAACTTCTATAG
- a CDS encoding restriction endonuclease subunit S, with translation MKKIINKKHNKNEPWFKWLTRELNSYEAFQDFESGKNPRDVAEDFISRNSIAISEVFEDFDEEDKDTLDQFLKLTECEMHVFRILEKQLELRNKIRFVDFKKRKKIKS, from the coding sequence ATGAAGAAAATCATAAATAAAAAACATAATAAAAATGAACCATGGTTTAAATGGTTAACGAGGGAACTTAATTCTTATGAAGCTTTTCAGGATTTTGAATCAGGAAAAAATCCACGAGATGTAGCAGAGGATTTTATATCTAGAAATAGTATTGCTATTTCAGAAGTTTTCGAAGATTTTGATGAAGAAGATAAAGATACACTCGATCAGTTTCTTAAATTAACCGAATGCGAGATGCATGTGTTTAGAATTCTTGAAAAACAATTAGAGTTAAGAAACAAGATAAGATTTGTAGATTTTAAAAAAAGAAAAAAAATAAAAAGTTAA
- a CDS encoding M protein gives MSIPFYDFPSSPILIIGALGIAVAIAVFFVSYQKYFNSPLNKERAEKKKSLIKEQKELNKRLEKIEQDLKSL, from the coding sequence TTGTCAATTCCTTTTTATGACTTTCCTTCGTCTCCAATTTTAATAATTGGTGCTCTTGGCATTGCAGTCGCAATAGCAGTTTTTTTTGTCTCTTACCAAAAATATTTCAATTCTCCTTTGAACAAAGAGCGTGCAGAAAAGAAAAAATCCCTAATTAAGGAACAAAAAGAATTAAATAAAAGATTAGAAAAAATAGAACAAGATTTAAAAAGTTTATAA
- a CDS encoding fatty acid desaturase, with product MHDVKRSDFSIKPFLKRNNFRALYQILTTIIPIISIWLIIYQIINHPFSSLIKCLLLIPIICLLTLFSSRTFSLMHDCGHNSLFTKRKLNRLFGFLLGLINGIPQKSWSIDHAFHHRNNGNWEIYKGPIDVLSLEEYNSLSKREKIFYKISRNWIMLFPGGFFYLVLKPRLGLIIIIFNLTKDIVKETFIKIKNRRFSELLAINSRVKPPFTDYGDNFSELFELIINNVVVIIGWIFMCRWLGSVFFLSFYSLVTTLSAAILICVFFVQHNYQNAYAKNTQNWDIVDGAILGSSNLDIPNWLNWFLADISFHSIHHLSERIPNYNLRDCHKANMHLLHKSKFLKLRDFPNCFRYIIWDSKNEKLIPIS from the coding sequence ATGCACGATGTAAAAAGAAGTGACTTTTCAATAAAGCCATTCCTTAAAAGAAATAATTTTAGAGCTCTTTATCAAATTCTCACTACCATTATTCCAATAATTTCTATTTGGTTAATTATTTACCAAATAATAAATCATCCTTTTTCTTCACTTATTAAATGTCTTTTATTGATACCTATTATCTGTCTTCTGACGCTGTTCTCTTCTAGAACATTCTCATTAATGCATGATTGTGGTCATAATTCTCTTTTTACAAAACGTAAATTAAACCGCCTTTTTGGATTTTTGCTGGGTTTGATTAATGGTATTCCACAGAAATCATGGTCTATTGATCATGCATTTCATCATAGAAATAATGGTAATTGGGAGATTTATAAAGGTCCCATAGATGTTTTAAGTCTTGAAGAATATAATTCTCTCTCTAAGAGAGAAAAGATATTTTACAAAATAAGTCGTAATTGGATAATGCTTTTCCCAGGCGGATTCTTTTACTTAGTTTTAAAGCCTAGATTAGGACTTATTATTATTATTTTTAATTTAACTAAAGATATAGTTAAAGAAACTTTTATCAAAATAAAAAACAGGAGATTTTCAGAACTTTTAGCTATTAATTCGAGAGTAAAGCCGCCTTTTACAGATTATGGGGATAACTTTAGTGAATTATTTGAATTAATCATTAACAATGTAGTTGTAATAATTGGTTGGATATTTATGTGCAGATGGTTAGGTTCAGTTTTTTTCTTATCATTTTATTCCTTGGTAACTACACTTTCAGCCGCAATCCTAATATGTGTATTTTTCGTACAGCACAACTATCAAAATGCATATGCTAAAAATACACAAAATTGGGATATAGTCGATGGAGCGATTTTAGGTAGTAGCAATTTAGATATACCTAATTGGCTAAATTGGTTTTTAGCAGACATATCTTTTCACAGCATTCATCATCTCTCCGAGAGAATACCAAATTACAATTTAAGAGATTGTCATAAAGCAAATATGCATTTGCTTCATAAATCAAAGTTTTTAAAATTAAGAGATTTTCCTAACTGTTTCAGATATATTATTTGGGACAGTAAGAATGAAAAATTAATTCCAATAAGCTAA
- a CDS encoding fatty acid desaturase, which yields MSKINFSGLKGQALVIEDKDIPSIKEFQDVIPDHYFKCNTKTSLRYLLQSALIQSLVVAIGVSIPFTPKMIPIWIVYALLSGTTAMGFWVIAHECGHGAFSKNKTLESITGYLLHSLLLVPYFSWQRSHAVHHRFTNNITNGETHVPLVIKGNGVTEKVGGEKELHFSNSLGKKNYGILQLVLHLIFGWPAYLLTGSTGGVKYGTSNHFWPIKPFSKALWPSIWAKKVWISDIGVGLTLLGIVYLVLKCGIFPVIALYFGPLLVVNCWLVVYTWLHHTDSDVPHLSNTEFSFMRGAFLSIDRPYGKVLNFLHHNIGSSHVVHHVCPTIPHYHAKKATVLIKKAFKKAYLFNPDPIHKALWNIACNCVAVKSDIKRGRYIWQSSYKMVD from the coding sequence TTGAGTAAAATAAATTTTTCAGGTCTTAAAGGCCAAGCGCTTGTAATAGAGGATAAAGATATTCCAAGCATAAAAGAATTTCAGGATGTTATTCCAGATCACTACTTTAAGTGCAATACCAAAACTTCATTGAGGTATCTTTTACAATCAGCTTTAATTCAATCATTAGTAGTTGCGATTGGGGTATCTATTCCATTTACCCCCAAAATGATCCCAATTTGGATTGTTTACGCATTACTATCAGGTACCACTGCAATGGGATTCTGGGTAATTGCCCATGAATGTGGACATGGAGCATTCTCTAAAAACAAAACATTGGAATCTATAACTGGTTATTTACTACATTCATTACTTCTAGTGCCTTATTTTTCTTGGCAGCGTTCTCATGCAGTTCATCATAGATTCACAAATAACATAACCAATGGAGAAACTCACGTACCTTTAGTAATTAAAGGGAATGGAGTTACAGAAAAAGTTGGCGGAGAAAAAGAATTACATTTTTCAAATTCCTTAGGTAAGAAAAATTATGGAATTCTTCAACTTGTTTTACATCTAATATTTGGCTGGCCTGCTTATTTACTTACTGGAAGTACAGGAGGTGTTAAATATGGCACGTCAAATCATTTTTGGCCAATTAAACCATTTTCTAAAGCATTATGGCCATCGATTTGGGCCAAGAAAGTCTGGATATCAGATATTGGTGTAGGTTTGACATTATTAGGAATTGTTTATTTAGTTCTAAAGTGTGGAATATTTCCAGTAATTGCTTTATATTTTGGTCCTTTATTAGTGGTTAATTGTTGGCTAGTAGTTTATACATGGCTTCATCATACAGATTCTGATGTACCTCATCTTTCAAATACGGAATTTTCCTTTATGAGAGGGGCATTTCTCTCTATTGACAGGCCTTACGGTAAAGTCCTTAATTTTCTTCACCACAATATAGGTTCTAGCCATGTCGTTCATCATGTATGTCCAACGATCCCTCATTATCATGCAAAAAAGGCAACTGTCTTAATTAAAAAAGCCTTTAAAAAAGCATATCTTTTTAATCCCGATCCAATACACAAAGCACTATGGAATATTGCTTGCAATTGCGTTGCTGTTAAGTCAGATATCAAGAGAGGAAGATATATATGGCAATCTTCATACAAAATGGTGGATTAA
- a CDS encoding DUF938 domain-containing protein has translation MDNRLFFSATQRNRDCIGDVLSRIIKKGSVLEIGSGSGEHAVFFQKRFPEIIWQTSDPELVHRKSISSWIEYEDLSKKMPQPLEIDVEKIPWKIPLILANSLQGIVSINMIHVAEWSCTVALFRESGKLLNKGQFLILYGPFKICNKHISESNYFFDNSLKMQNDLWGIKNLEEVCDESKKNGFSQEDIIRMPANNFSIIYRKVS, from the coding sequence TTGGATAATAGACTTTTTTTTTCGGCAACTCAAAGAAATAGAGACTGCATTGGTGATGTACTATCCAGAATTATAAAAAAAGGTTCAGTATTGGAAATCGGGAGTGGCAGTGGTGAACATGCAGTGTTTTTTCAAAAACGCTTTCCTGAAATAATTTGGCAAACAAGTGATCCGGAATTGGTGCATAGAAAAAGTATAAGTTCTTGGATTGAGTATGAAGACCTCTCTAAGAAAATGCCCCAGCCTCTTGAGATTGATGTAGAAAAAATTCCTTGGAAAATTCCACTTATTTTAGCTAATTCTTTGCAAGGAATAGTCTCTATAAATATGATTCATGTAGCAGAGTGGTCTTGTACTGTAGCACTCTTTAGAGAGTCAGGAAAATTACTGAATAAGGGACAATTTTTGATTTTGTATGGTCCATTTAAAATTTGTAATAAGCATATAAGTGAAAGTAATTATTTTTTCGATAATTCATTAAAAATGCAAAATGATCTTTGGGGTATTAAAAATCTTGAGGAAGTTTGTGATGAGAGTAAGAAAAATGGTTTTTCTCAAGAGGATATTATTAGAATGCCTGCAAATAATTTTTCAATAATTTACAGAAAAGTTTCTTGA
- a CDS encoding high light inducible protein codes for MTPEAERFNGWAAMLGFVAAVGAYVTTGQIIPGWF; via the coding sequence ATGACTCCAGAAGCAGAACGTTTTAATGGTTGGGCAGCAATGTTAGGTTTCGTTGCAGCCGTTGGTGCATATGTCACAACAGGTCAAATCATTCCAGGTTGGTTCTAA
- a CDS encoding high light inducible protein: MKNNEPKLVEKEKIVAEKLNGRFAMLGFVALVGAYLTTGQIIPGFI; encoded by the coding sequence ATGAAAAATAACGAACCAAAATTAGTTGAAAAAGAAAAAATCGTTGCTGAAAAGCTTAACGGTAGATTCGCAATGTTAGGTTTTGTTGCTCTGGTTGGAGCATATTTAACTACAGGTCAAATCATTCCTGGTTTTATCTAA
- a CDS encoding high light inducible protein, with protein MSKSGVTTESGGRQNMFPSETRPYIDETVSYDGYPQNAEKVNGRWAMVGFVALMGAYVTTGQIIPGVF; from the coding sequence ATGTCAAAATCAGGAGTTACAACAGAATCAGGTGGAAGACAGAATATGTTCCCATCAGAAACTAGGCCTTATATTGATGAAACTGTTTCTTACGATGGATATCCCCAAAATGCAGAAAAAGTAAATGGAAGATGGGCTATGGTTGGTTTCGTTGCACTAATGGGAGCCTATGTCACAACCGGTCAGATCATTCCAGGAGTTTTTTAA
- a CDS encoding LptF/LptG family permease has translation MKLFNQLPIKKTINKIISPWYSIPLIDRWLLGQIVPPMLFAISAFTVISLSVGVMFDLIRKIVEYGLPVLQALRALFFSLPSFLVLSFPMAVLLSTLLSYGKLSANSELLALRSLGITKYRFIAPAIAVSIFMTGLTFYFNDNLVPTSNRLAESTLRSGIGSSFNKGKNKYNIIFTRKGSRIDSNTNKPTKVNTYTTHIFYASRFEKNIMRDVTVLDFSREDIRQILTANSAIFDKDNSSWIFKDGSIVTTDSIGQTTNIKFKSYTYPFVEGPLDLAKVPKDASDMSLKEALDAEKIYKKIGNLKETRKIQVRIQEKFTLPCACLVFGLIGSSLGAKSNLRSSKSQGFGLSVILILIYYVMSFVFSSFGVKGLINPIFAAWLPVLISIGGGIYFLRKSSSL, from the coding sequence TTGAAACTTTTTAATCAATTGCCAATAAAAAAAACTATAAATAAAATAATTTCTCCTTGGTATTCAATTCCTTTAATAGATAGATGGCTATTAGGACAAATAGTGCCACCTATGTTATTTGCCATTTCTGCTTTTACTGTTATTTCATTATCTGTTGGAGTCATGTTCGATCTCATAAGGAAAATAGTCGAGTATGGCTTACCTGTATTACAAGCTTTACGAGCTTTATTTTTTAGCCTGCCTAGTTTTTTAGTTTTATCATTTCCAATGGCTGTTTTATTGTCTACATTATTATCTTATGGAAAACTTTCAGCCAATTCTGAATTACTAGCTTTAAGGTCGTTAGGAATTACTAAATATAGATTTATAGCTCCAGCTATTGCAGTTTCAATATTCATGACAGGATTAACATTTTATTTCAATGATAATTTAGTGCCCACTAGTAATAGGCTTGCCGAATCAACTTTAAGATCAGGAATAGGAAGTTCTTTTAATAAAGGGAAAAATAAATACAACATCATTTTCACTCGAAAAGGATCAAGGATAGACTCTAATACTAATAAGCCAACGAAAGTAAATACTTATACAACTCACATTTTCTATGCTTCAAGGTTTGAAAAAAATATTATGAGAGATGTTACAGTCTTAGACTTTTCCAGAGAAGATATAAGGCAAATCCTTACTGCGAATAGTGCCATCTTTGATAAAGATAATTCTTCTTGGATATTTAAAGATGGAAGTATTGTTACAACTGACTCTATTGGTCAAACAACGAATATTAAATTCAAATCATATACATATCCATTTGTAGAAGGTCCATTAGATCTCGCAAAAGTCCCCAAAGATGCAAGCGATATGTCTTTAAAAGAAGCTTTAGATGCTGAAAAAATTTATAAAAAGATAGGAAATCTTAAGGAGACTAGAAAGATTCAAGTACGAATTCAAGAAAAATTCACTCTTCCTTGTGCATGCTTAGTATTTGGATTAATAGGAAGTAGTTTAGGGGCAAAATCTAATTTAAGATCCTCTAAAAGTCAGGGATTTGGGTTAAGTGTGATACTTATATTAATTTATTATGTAATGTCATTCGTGTTCAGCTCATTTGGAGTAAAAGGTTTAATAAATCCGATTTTTGCTGCTTGGTTACCTGTCTTAATCTCTATCGGGGGTGGAATTTATTTCTTGAGAAAATCAAGTTCTTTATGA
- a CDS encoding carbon storage regulator CsrA produces MLNKLLFPFFLLFSSFITIYPSKNENTLLFDYCYSFEKIVSKNLIEKSKNVSTKFKNFAKDITLLGANKTRGDLANKIINQYKNSKRVFIITFIPNQFYCLAGYWVESINPGTFSSILYQKSKQKINKYNDVRKEVDEFIEDMDSNYKSIKKEINNLF; encoded by the coding sequence ATGTTAAATAAATTACTTTTTCCTTTTTTTTTACTTTTTAGTTCTTTTATAACAATTTATCCTTCTAAAAATGAAAATACTCTTTTGTTTGATTATTGTTATTCCTTTGAAAAAATAGTTTCTAAAAATTTAATAGAAAAAAGTAAAAATGTATCAACAAAGTTTAAGAATTTTGCAAAAGATATCACTTTACTTGGAGCTAACAAAACTAGGGGAGATTTAGCTAATAAGATAATCAATCAATATAAAAATTCTAAGAGAGTATTTATTATTACTTTTATACCCAATCAATTTTATTGTTTGGCAGGATATTGGGTTGAAAGTATCAATCCAGGGACATTTTCATCAATTTTATATCAGAAAAGCAAACAAAAAATTAATAAATATAATGATGTAAGAAAAGAAGTTGATGAATTTATTGAAGATATGGATTCAAATTATAAATCTATAAAAAAAGAAATTAACAATCTCTTTTAG
- a CDS encoding DoxX family protein — MKIPNLKNKGVKSFLDFFSRVSISAIFISAIPGKINGFEKTVEYIASKGIPDPISSILLVGAIICLILGSGFFIFGENQKIGSIFLLLFLIPTTIIFHVFPFHQRAVLMNLGLIGGLIICALREP; from the coding sequence ATGAAGATTCCAAATCTTAAAAATAAAGGTGTCAAATCTTTTTTAGATTTTTTTTCAAGAGTATCAATTTCGGCAATATTTATTTCAGCCATTCCAGGCAAAATAAATGGTTTTGAAAAAACAGTTGAATATATTGCTTCAAAAGGTATTCCTGATCCAATTTCATCTATTCTTCTAGTAGGGGCGATTATATGTCTTATCTTAGGTTCGGGATTTTTTATATTTGGAGAAAATCAAAAAATTGGTTCGATTTTTTTATTACTTTTTCTGATTCCCACAACAATAATTTTCCATGTGTTCCCTTTTCATCAAAGAGCAGTTCTCATGAATCTAGGATTAATTGGTGGATTAATTATTTGTGCATTAAGAGAGCCATGA
- a CDS encoding 3-phosphoshikimate 1-carboxyvinyltransferase has protein sequence MSSIERKELILKKMKERGIQVGSGIPNKKYDNKEVYELIHIANCFPELRQEK, from the coding sequence ATGTCTAGTATTGAAAGAAAAGAATTGATCTTAAAGAAGATGAAAGAGAGAGGAATCCAAGTAGGTAGTGGAATTCCTAATAAAAAATATGATAACAAAGAGGTTTATGAATTAATCCATATTGCAAATTGCTTCCCAGAATTAAGGCAGGAAAAATAA